CCCGCGGGCGTCGCGACCGCGCAGGAGCGCGAGGAGACCGTGCAGAACGTGCAGCTCGTCTTCCACCTGGTCGAGGCGGACGGATTCACCGATGACGACCCCGAGATCAGCGACGTCGTGAGCGAACTCAGGCGGCTGTTCAACTTCCAGGGATACCGGCTCCTGTCGACTTCCGTGCTGAATGTCGGCCTGGCGTGGACCTCGACCGCCACGGTTGGAGGCTCCGGGTCCCAGAGAATCGTTGCTGACGATTCGGGGACGCGGCTTGCGATCCACGCGGATGTCAGTGCGCGCCATCGCACCAGCAACGTCGTCCGTGCGAAGGTGACCCTCACCGAGGCAACCGCCGGCATACCGACGTATCAGGGGCGTGCAGGGGGACCGGAGGACGGTGCCCGAACCCCGGCAATGGTACTGGTGGGGGGCGTGCCGGGGCCCCTGCTCGAAGCCTCCGTCACGATCCGGGATGGCCAGAGAGTGGTGCTGGGGTCGGCGCGCCGTTCCGCCGAGGATCCCGTCCTCATCCTGATCGTAACCCCGAGCCTCGATCCCGCGTGACGCGCACCTCCCGCGACCCGATCCCGGCTCACCAAAGCCTGGCGCCTCAACGTCCACAGGAAAAAATACCATGAGGCATCTGACGCTTGCTGGAGTGTGTCTGGCGATCGTCGCGGGTTGCGGCGACGCCCGCTCGCACGCCGCGCTGATGGCCGACGCGGCGACCGACAAGGACGCGATCGAATTCGAGCGTGCCATGGCCCGCTACGACTCGGCGCGCGCGACATCACCGGACGACGCCGAGGCCCATCGGCAGTACGCCACGCTGGCCGGCTACTTCGATCTCAGAGCGGAAGCCGTGCTGGCGTGGGAGCGCGCACTCGAGCTGGAGCCCGACGACTCCGCCGCCTGGGAGGCGTACGTCACCGACCTGCGGTGGGCCGGCGTCTACGGGACCGACCGGCGGTACGCGGAGAAGATCCTGCAGATCCTCCCCGAGGCGCTCCGCCGCGCGCCGGACCGGCCCTCCATCTACGAGGAAGCCCAGGACGCGGCAGAGGATCTCGCACAGTTCGATGCGTACGGGGCGATCCTCGCCGAGGTGCAGGCGATGCGGCCGGACGACCCGATCCTGCGGCACGCCGTGGAGGCGCTCCGCGTCGCGCGCGCCGAACAGGAGGAAGGGGACCGGGGCCGGCTCGTGAGGGATTCGATCGGGGCCGCCCTCGACGCGCTCGCGGCCGAGGTTGAAGGCGACCCGGACGCCGCGGCGCCCGTGCTGTACCGGCTCGCAGCGGGATACGACTCTCACGTGCCGCAGCGGAAGAACGACGCCGACCGATGGCTGGAGCGACTCGAAGCGGCGCCCGACCGGGGCGTGCTGGCCGACGACCTGCGGTACTGGGACCTGACCATCGATTTCGAGATGGCCGTGCGCGGGTATGCGGACAGTACCGTCGACGTGTCGCGCCTCGCCGCCGAGGGGCTGAAGTCGAGGCGCCTTGGGCGGCGGAGCGCGTGGGTGAGCCGGAATCTCACGGCCGTGAGAGAGCGTGCGCTCGCTTCAATAGCCGGTGATGCGCCGAGCGACAGAGCGGTGAGGGGAGCCGTGACCGTTGCGGCGGAGCCTCCCCATGCAAAACTCGATCCGGAGGCTGCCGAGCCGTTGTTTGATGCCGCGATGGACGTGGTGCGCTGGCAGTCGCGCGCTCAGTTCTCGGCGATCCGCAGCCTGCTCTACTTCGGGATCGAGCCGCGGGCCGTGCTCGACGCGGCGATCGCGATCGAGGACGACCTGCGAGCAAACCGCCCGGGATACCTGTACCCCGGCCTCCAGGGCGACGAGCGCGAGCGGTCGCGACGGAACTCGATCAACAGCGCCCGCATCCTCCAGGCCCGCGCGCTCACCCAACTCGGGGAGATCGAAGCGGCCGGCGATCTGTTCGGGCAGGTGGCGACCGAATCGAGGGGCTCCCGGTCGCTGGGAGAATACGGACGGCACCTGCTGCGCACGGGCCGGCCCGAAGAGGCCCTGGATGCCTTTGTCGAGGCGATGGCCTTCGGCGGATCCTGGCTCGAGCCCCTCGCCGAAGAAGCCGCCGCGGCGGCGGATCTCCTGCCCGAGACGGTCGAGGAACGGCTCGCGGCGCGCCGTCCCGTGGTTGGAGAGGAGTTGGAGCGGCGCGAACTGGGCCAGCGCATCGAGCGCGAGGCGCCGCAGTTCGCGATCGCCGACCAGGACGGGGTCGAGTGGCGGCTGTCCGACCTCGAGGGAAAGATCGTCGTGCTCAAGTTCTGGGCGACGTGGTGCGGGCCGTGCCTCCAGGAGTTCCCGCACTTCGTTGAACTCCTCAAGACGTATGAGGACGATGAGGAGGTCGTGTTCCTAACCGTCGCCACCGCGGGGTCTCCCCGCGAAGAGGTCGCGAGGCAGATCGAGGAGGGCGGCTTCACGTTCCCGGTTCTCTTCGACGAGCAGGGCCTCGCCCTCGACTACGAGATCCTCGCCTACCCGACGACGTTCTACCTGGACCGGGCGGGATTCATCCAGTTCAAGCGCGCGGGCTTCGAAGAGTCCGGCTACGAAGAGGGCGTCGCCCGCCGCATCGACGCCCTCCGCACTGAGGCAGACGCGCCCGCTTCGCCCTGACCGCGGAGAACAGGCGCCCCCTGGCCTTGTGTTCAGCGAATGCAGATGACGCTGACGCCGTCAAGCTCCAGTTCGGCCCAGGCCCGGTCGGCGGTGAGTGCCGCGAGGCCGAGTTGGCGCGCGGTAGCCAGGCACGCCCTGTCGCCGAGACTCAAACCGAGCTGCCGGGTCGACTGCCGATACGCCCCGCTCAGCAGGGCTGCGGGTCTGTCGAACGGGAAGACTTCGATGCGGGAGTCTTCGAAGAAGCCCTCGACCTCCTCCTCGGTCCAACCTTCGCTGCCGAGCCTGGAGGCCACCTCGGCAGCGTTTACGGCCGATATCGCCGCGCCCCGCCGCACGACATCCCACACCCGGTTTGCACCTTTCTCTTTGAAGACAAGAGCCAGGAGCGCCGATGCGTCCAGCAGCGCCGCGGGGAGCCTCATTCCTCCGCGGCCTCTCTACGCCTCTCCGCGATGAATGCATCGACAACGCTACCGGTCGTCCGCTTCCTGCGCTTGGCAAGTTCCTGATAGCGACGGATGACCCCATCTGTCGTAGTGACCCTGAGCGTGTTCCCCTCGAGTCCAACCAGTAGCTGCTGCGGGCCGCTGATTCCGAGGGCCTTCCGGAATTTTCCGGGCACAACCAACCGGCCAGCGGCGTCGATCGCCACCAGCTCGCTCTGAACCGTATCACCGGCCGGGCTGTTCACCGCTTCAATCATGGAACCACCTCGCATATGGTGTTCTTGTTAGTATGGTATGAACGATTTTATGCCATATCGCCATGTCTTGGCAACATCACAAAAGGTCGTGGAGGGCGGTGGCCGGCCAAGAGGGCGGTCGGCATCTTGCGACTTCGCATGCCGCAGAGGACCGAGGACGTCCAACAGGATCGCAAGCATGAGCCGCATAGCCAACGCAGCGCTGCTGATCGCCGCCGCCCTCTCGCCGGCGCCGGGTGCGCACGCCCAGGCGGCCCCCGACGCGCTGACGGTGGCGGACTACGCGCGGGCGGAGGGGCGGCTCGCGAGCCAGGTGAATCCGCTCGTGCTCGGGGCTTCCGTCATTCCGGTCTGGCTGGAGGACGGGCGGTTCTGGTACCGAAACCGGTTCGAGGGCGGCACCGAGTACGTCCTCATCGATCCGGCCGCGGGGACGCGGGAGCGCGCCTTCGACCACGCGCGCATGGCCTCTGCGCTCGCCGCGGCGACCGGCGAAGAGTACGCCGCTTTCGCCCTCCCGTTCGGAGATCTCGCCTTGGAGGCCGGGACAGTCCGCTTCGAGGTCGATGTGGAAGGAGAGACGTACGCCTGCGAACTCGACCCCGACCGCTGCGAGGTGGTCCCGGCGCCCGAGGCCACGACGGCCCGCCGCTTCGACATCGTGTCGCCGGACGGGACCAGGGCGGCCTTCATCCGCGACCACAACCTGTGGCTCCGGGATCTGTCCACGGGGGAGGAGACCCGACTCACCGAGGACGGGGTCGAGGACTTCGGCTACGCGACGAACAACGCGGGCTGGGTGAAGAGCGACCGTCCCGTGCTCAAGTGGTCTCCCGACTCGCGACGCATCGCCACGTTCCAGCACGACGCCCGCGGGGTGGGGATGATGTACATGGTTACGACCGAGGTCGGGCACCCGGAACTCGAGGCGTGGCGCTACCCGCTCCCCGAGGACTCGGTCATCTTCCGCATCCACCGCGTGGTGGTCGACACGGAGGCGCCGGCGGGGAGCGGTGTCGTCCGCCTGGACATGCCCCCGGACCAGCACCGCTCCACCGTGTGCGACCACGTGGCGTGCGGGGGGACGTTCTCCGACGTCGAGTGGAGCGCCGATGGCTCCCGGTTCGTCTTCGTGTCGAGTTCGCGCGACCACAAGCGGGCGCAGGTCCGCATGGCCGACGCGAGCACCGGCGAGGTCCGCGACCTGTTCGAGGAGGTCGTGGAAACGTTCTTCGAGTCCCACGCCAACTGGCGCTACCTCTCCGAGTCCGACGAGATTCTCTGGTACTCGCAGCGCGACGACTGGGGACACCTCTACCTCTACGACGCGAACACCGGGGAACCGAAGCGGCAGGTGACCTCGGGCGCGTGGCAGGTGGAGGACGTGGTGGCGGTCGACGCGGAGGCCCGGGAGATCCTCTTCATGGGCAACGGTCGGGAACCCGGCGATCCCTACTTCATGTACCTGTACCGCGCCGGCCTCGACGACGGGGACGTCCAGCTCCTCACGCCCGACAGCGCGAACCACGTGGTGTGGCTCGCGCCCGACGGCGAGACGTTCGTCGACCAGTACTCCACGCCCACGATCCCGCCCGTGACCGTCCTCCGCGACATGGACGGCGAGTTGCTGAAGACCCTGGAACGGGCCGACATCTCGCGCCTGGAGCGGACCGGCTGGCAGCCTCCCATCCCCTTCACGGTGAAGGCCCGTGACGACGAGACGGATCTGTACGGACTGATGTTCCGTCCCTCGAACTTCGATCCGGGCGCCGAGTACCCAGTGATCAACTACCTCTACCCGGGGCCGCAGAGCGGAAGCGTGGGGAGCCGGAACTTCCGCGCCGCGCACCGCGACCTGCAGTCGCTGGCCGAACTCGGATTCGTCGTCATCGAACTCGACGCGATGGGGACGCCGAGGCGCTCGAAGACCTTCCAGGACGCCTACTACGGGAACATGGGCGACAACGGGCTCCCGGATCAGATCGCCGGCATCCGCCAACTCGCGGCGCGCCACCCCTGGATCGACGTCGACCGGGTCGGGATCTACGGCCACTCCGGCGGCGGCTTCGCCTCCACCTCGGGGATCCTGCGCTACCCCGACTTCTACAAGGTCGCCGTCTCCCAGGCGGGGAACCACGACAACCGCAACTACGAGGACGACTGGGGAGAGAAGTACCAAGGGCTGCTCGAGGAGTACGCCGACGGCGCCACGAACTACGACAACCAGGCGAACCCGCTCGTGGCGGACAACCTCAGGGGCAAGCTCCTCATCGCGCACGGCACGATGGACACGAACGTCCCGCACTCGAACACGATGCTGGTCGTGGATGCCCTCATCGCCGCGAACAAGGACTTCGACCTGCTCCTCCTCCCGAACCGCGGCCACGGCTTCGGCAACGAGCCCTACATGATGCGCCGCCGCTGGGACTACTTCGTCCGCCACCTCCTCGGCGCCGAGCCGCCACCGGAGTACGAGTTCGGCAAGCTGCAGCCCCTGGTGCCGTGATTCGGGTCGTGTGTTGGAACATCGCGGGCCGGAAGGCGCCGTGGCGGGAGCTCTTCGCGATGGGGGCCGACGTGGCGCTGTTGCAGGAGGCCAGGAAACCGCCGCCGGACGTGGCGCCGGAGGTGGAGCTTGGGGGAGCGCCTTGGCTCGAACACCAGTTCGATCGCTGGTGCCGGGTGGTGCGCCTCTCCGACCGCGTCCGCGTAGAGCACTTTACGCAGATCGACCCCATCAGCATGGCGAAACCCGGCGAAATGCCGGTTAGCGGTATCGGCACGAGCGCGGCCGCCCGGGTCATCCCGCAGGACGGCGAGCCCTTCATCGCGGTGTCGATGTATGCCCGCTGGATGGGGCCTCTCCCCACGGTCCCAACCAAGTGGCGCGTCGGGTTCGCGGACGGATCCGCACACCGCGCCATCTCGGACCTCTCGGCCTTCATCGGCCACGAGGATCCCGGGACGCACAGGATCCTCGTGGCCGGAGACCTCAACATGAATCCCGATGTTCGGCCTCAGGACGAGTACTGGATCCACCGCTCACGGACGGTCTGGACGCGCATGGAGGCGCTCGGCCTCGATTGTCTGGGGCCGCACGACGGCCCAACCTATCACACGACGCGGGGCTCGCCCGAGAACCCGTCGATCCAGCTCGACTACGTGTTCGCCTCCCGCGGCTTCTCCGATTCGATCACCGCCCGAGCGTTGAACAAGCCGGAAGAATGGGGCTCCAGCGACCATTGCCGCCTCCTGATCGAGGTGTCGCCGTAAGGGGGAGTCCCGCAATTGGGCCGCGGCGGACATCGTCGTTTCTTCCGGCGAAGTGACGCGACCCGACGTTCTCGCGTCATCGGGATGACGGGCCTCCGGCTGCGGAGGAAACCGGATCGCGACTTCTGGAGGCAACGATGAAACGCCTTGCGCTGCTCATCGCCGTGACAGTGTCAATGGCATGTGCGGTACATCCCCTGATCATGACACGTCCGGCAAGCGTGCAAGCTGACGGGCTCGACTGCGTTCGCGCGACGTTACAGCGTCTCGGATACATGATCACCGCCGGAGATCGTTCACTCGGGTTCGTGAGAGCGGAACGCATGCGTACCCGCGAGGACTTCCCGACTGGTCGTCTGATCACCGATGCGTTGGTCGTGAACTACATCAGCGCGGGTACGGTGGACGACAACCCGGACGATTTGATCCAGGTAAGGGTCGCGCAGGTCGGGGAGCATGGAGACCTGGCGCCAAAGCGTGAAGCCATCGCCGACGCCGAGCACCTGCTGGACCGGTGCGGGAAGCTCTGAACCAACCCCAACGCCCAAACCCCTGGAACGTGGCCGCCGGTCGGGTTCGCGACTCCTGGAGGCAACGATGAGACGTCGACGGGTCGTCTGATTACCGATGCTCTGATCGTGAAGCTCTGAACCACGGGAATCCCAATGCGTGCAAGAGAGCGGCCAACTCCATCGTTGAGGGTCACCGCCTTCGCCATCCTGCTGGCCGCTACGCCGCAGGGACCGGCCTCCGCTCAGACGCAAGACTCCTTTCCCTCGAGCATTCCTGCTCCCGACTCCGTGGGGGACGCCTACCTGGACGAGACCGCCCGCCGGCTCGTGCTCGGGTTGAAGGCCGCTCGGGACACCGCACGCCTGACCATCGACGCGTACACGGCGCTGATTCGCGAGCGGATGGGGGCCGAGATGCCCTCCTACGAGCGCAATCGGCCCTGGGCGCACGGCGAACGCACGACCCGCGTGCGCTGGTCGCGGGACGAGCCCGCCGTCGTGCACGTGCTCGCGGCGCGGTACCGGGACCCATTCTTCGACCCCGACGATTCGGAGTTCTTCGAGGGGCTGCGGGCGGAACAGTTCGCGGCCGACCCGCTGGGCGACCCTTTCAAGTTCGGCTTCATGGTCTTCGGCCCGTCGCCGGATACCGAGGTCGCCACGCGCAGCCCGCTGGGGCCGGCTTCCGAGCGCTACTACCAGTTCCGTTCCGGGGACACGAGCACCGTGCGACTGAGCGACGGGGGCACCGTGCGGGCGGTCGCCGTCACGGTGATTCCCCGCTACTCGAGCATCCGCCTCGTCTCCGCCATCATGTGGATCGACGCGGAATCTCTCGGGCTCGCGCGTGTCGCCTACCGGCTGGCCAAGCCGGTCGACCGCGAGATGAACTGGCACCTCCGGGACGGCGGGCGTTGGAGTCCCGGACTGTCCATCGACATCGGTCCCCGTGACTCCGCCGACATCGCACGCGCACCCGCGCCCGATTCAACGCCGCAGCGGCCCGGCTTCGTCGACCGGCTGGTCAACGGTGTGTTCAACAGCGCATGGCCCCGCGTGCGGCTGGACCTTTCGACGGTGGTCGCGGAGTACGAGTTCCGGGAGATGCGCCACTGGTTGCCGCGCAGCGTGACCTGGCGGTGGGACGTCGGTGCGATGGAGGGCGTCACGGCCTCCGGCCTCGCGCCTCTCGCCGCTCCGCTGATGATCGACTGGACACTCGAAGTCGAGGACATCCGCGAACGCGGCGCGGGAGCCACGCCGGGGACGCCCGCCACGGCCGCATCAGCGTTTCGGCTCTGGCGCCAGGAGGGGGACAGCATCAGCTCGGCGCTGGAGGAGGCGGAGCCTGGCGAGATGGTCACGATCACGCCGGCGAACCGGGAGGCCCTGGTCGCGAGCGACCTGCTGCCCCCGACCGTATGGGAGGAAGATGGCGCAGTCGACGACGCCGCCATCGGGCGGATCGCGGCGGAACTCGCGGCCATCGGCGTCGGCGACCGAGGGGAGCGCGCCGAGGGAGCGGAGCGCCCCGAAGCTCCGAGCCCCTGGCTCTTCGATCCCCCCGGCACGACGCTGCGGCTCCTGCGCTACAACCCCGTGGAAGGGATGTCGCTGGGAACCCGCCTGCAGCGCGACTTCGGATGGGGGCGCGCGGCGCTGACGGCGAGGGTCGGGACCGAGGGCGTGGCGCCGGACGTCGACCTGACGCTGCAGCGCACCCACCCCGGTCACACGATGCTCGTGTCCTTCTACCGGTCGTTGCGGAGCGGCGCGCCGGGCCAGGGAGCGGGCACGCCTGGGCTTTACGCGACCGGGGACGCCCAGCGCTTCCATTGGGCCCACGGCGCGGCGCTTCGGTTCCTGCCTCGCGTCGGCGAGCGGAACTGGCTGTCGCTCCGCCTCTTCGCCGAGCAGGACGCCGAAATCGCGACCGACGTCCGGCGGAACCGGGTCGGGACGGCCGTCTCGTGGCGGCCCTGGTGGGGAGGGCGACGGCCCGGATCGATCGGCGTGGGCGGCCGCGTCGGCGTGCGGGCATCGGCGGGGGACAATCCACACGTACGCGCCATCGTCGAGGGGGCGCTGGTGATCCCCCTGTCGTCCCGGCTGTCGTTGGGAATGCGGGCGGGCACGGCCCGGGTGTGGGGCGACCCGGCACCGTACCATCTCTGGCACACCGGTACCAGCGGCCACTGGCTCCGGGGCCACGCGCGATCGGTCGGAGGCACACAACTCCACATGGCCAGAGTCGATCTGCAGCGACGGATCGGCTTTCTCCGCCTCTCCGTGTTTGGCGATTGGGCCTCCGTCGGAGGCGACAACTTCTACGCCGTGGGAGCGGGATACGTCTTCATGGACGGCCTCATCCGACTGGATGTGGCCCACGGCCTGGGGCGGGGCGGAGAGGGTGCGGCCGGCCCCACGCTGACGCTGCACCTCCGCCTCGGCGCGATCTTCTAGCCCTCAAGGCCGAGCCGCTACAGCCGGAGTCTTCTCTGGATGTTGAATCCGAGGCGCCACGAGTTCGTGTCGAAGAAGTCTTCGGAGGCGCCGGCGAGCGTATGCGTCGGATTCATCCGGTGCTGATTCGTGACGACGATCTTGAAGAAGTGCCCGGGCGTGCGGATTTCGACGCCGAAAGAGGCGGAATCGTACTCCTGGTCCTCCCTCGAGCCGCTGAAGATCCACTCGGCGAAGAGGCTCCACATGCGGCTGAGGTAGATCTGGCCGGTCGCACCGACGGAAACCGCGGCCTCCCGGTCGGCGTCCTCGATTCGCGGATTCCAGAGGAGCGTGGGCACGACACCGAGTGCGACGCGGTCCGCGACCCTGGTGTTGGCGATCACCTGGGCGTAGGCCTGCATCTCGTTTTCCGCGGCCGTGCCGTCGCGGCGACCGCCGGCGTACGCGCTGGCGCGGGGCGCGAGCGCGTGCCCGTGGCCGGCGTGGCTGTCGTCCGGCTCGACTTGCAGGTTCCACGCCATTCCGGTCTGCGCTGCGAACTCGACGGGACCGGTGGCGCCATCGAGCCGCAGCCCGGCGAAACGGGCGTTGAACTCCAGGTTGTCCAGGCTGTTGGAACGAAGCACGCCAATGGTGACGTGGTCCTGGGGCGTATACGCCAGCCCAAGGCGATTCAGCACGAATCCATCGAGGCCCCAAAGGTCGCTCGCACCGCCCGACAAGTAGCCGAACCGGTGGGAGATCTCGATGTGCAGATCGCCCGCGCGCGAGACGGCCGCGGTCGGCAGGGTCGCCGACTGCGTGGAGGCGAAGACGTTCTGGGCGACCGCCGCGCCCGGCGAACCCAGACAGACCGCGAGGACTCCGATGACCTTCTGTCGTAACGATCCCGAGATCAACATGTGCCCTCCGGCTCCAAGTTGGGAGAATCCACCAAGATCTGTGTTCCAGTCATCCCGGAACCTTCAGTAATGATGGCGAGCGGTCAGGAAGCGGACTTGGTCAGCCGTGACTCGATAGGTCAGGCGGTGTTCGCGGTCGACGCGGCGCGACCAGCGTCCGCCGAGTTCGCCTCGGAGAGGTTCGGGCTTCCCCGCACCGTCGAATGGGTCCCTGAGGGTGGCCCGGATCAGCTTGAGCACCCGAGCGGCCCGTCTGGGGCCCTGGCGGGTCCAATACTCAAGATCCTTCAAACAACGCATCGTGAAAACCGCGTTGCGCTGCTGCGAGTTTTTCATCCCTCTTCAAGGCCCAGCCGTTTGGCCAGTTCGTCAACGTCAATCATTTCTACCTGCCCGCTCTCGTCCTGGGCTATGGCCTCCCTGAGTTTTTCGGCATTCTTCGGCGAGCGGAGCAGGTATGCCGTCTCGATCCAGGAGCTCAGGTCTTCGGCTGCGACCAACGCGACCGGCTCCTTTCCGCGCCGCCGGATCAGGACGGGCTCATGCGTGTCGGTCACCTGGTCCATCAGGGC
The window above is part of the Candidatus Palauibacter scopulicola genome. Proteins encoded here:
- a CDS encoding redoxin domain-containing protein — translated: MRHLTLAGVCLAIVAGCGDARSHAALMADAATDKDAIEFERAMARYDSARATSPDDAEAHRQYATLAGYFDLRAEAVLAWERALELEPDDSAAWEAYVTDLRWAGVYGTDRRYAEKILQILPEALRRAPDRPSIYEEAQDAAEDLAQFDAYGAILAEVQAMRPDDPILRHAVEALRVARAEQEEGDRGRLVRDSIGAALDALAAEVEGDPDAAAPVLYRLAAGYDSHVPQRKNDADRWLERLEAAPDRGVLADDLRYWDLTIDFEMAVRGYADSTVDVSRLAAEGLKSRRLGRRSAWVSRNLTAVRERALASIAGDAPSDRAVRGAVTVAAEPPHAKLDPEAAEPLFDAAMDVVRWQSRAQFSAIRSLLYFGIEPRAVLDAAIAIEDDLRANRPGYLYPGLQGDERERSRRNSINSARILQARALTQLGEIEAAGDLFGQVATESRGSRSLGEYGRHLLRTGRPEEALDAFVEAMAFGGSWLEPLAEEAAAAADLLPETVEERLAARRPVVGEELERRELGQRIEREAPQFAIADQDGVEWRLSDLEGKIVVLKFWATWCGPCLQEFPHFVELLKTYEDDEEVVFLTVATAGSPREEVARQIEEGGFTFPVLFDEQGLALDYEILAYPTTFYLDRAGFIQFKRAGFEESGYEEGVARRIDALRTEADAPASP
- a CDS encoding type II toxin-antitoxin system VapC family toxin, whose amino-acid sequence is MRLPAALLDASALLALVFKEKGANRVWDVVRRGAAISAVNAAEVASRLGSEGWTEEEVEGFFEDSRIEVFPFDRPAALLSGAYRQSTRQLGLSLGDRACLATARQLGLAALTADRAWAELELDGVSVICIR
- a CDS encoding type II toxin-antitoxin system Phd/YefM family antitoxin, with the protein product MIQTRILTYRKSVPVFRNRKRGSEMIHETTYTGARKNLAALMDQVTDTHEPVLIRRRGKEPVALVAAEDLSSWIETAYLLRSPKNAEKLREAIAQDESGQVEMIDVDELAKRLGLEEG
- a CDS encoding DPP IV N-terminal domain-containing protein is translated as MSRIANAALLIAAALSPAPGAHAQAAPDALTVADYARAEGRLASQVNPLVLGASVIPVWLEDGRFWYRNRFEGGTEYVLIDPAAGTRERAFDHARMASALAAATGEEYAAFALPFGDLALEAGTVRFEVDVEGETYACELDPDRCEVVPAPEATTARRFDIVSPDGTRAAFIRDHNLWLRDLSTGEETRLTEDGVEDFGYATNNAGWVKSDRPVLKWSPDSRRIATFQHDARGVGMMYMVTTEVGHPELEAWRYPLPEDSVIFRIHRVVVDTEAPAGSGVVRLDMPPDQHRSTVCDHVACGGTFSDVEWSADGSRFVFVSSSRDHKRAQVRMADASTGEVRDLFEEVVETFFESHANWRYLSESDEILWYSQRDDWGHLYLYDANTGEPKRQVTSGAWQVEDVVAVDAEAREILFMGNGREPGDPYFMYLYRAGLDDGDVQLLTPDSANHVVWLAPDGETFVDQYSTPTIPPVTVLRDMDGELLKTLERADISRLERTGWQPPIPFTVKARDDETDLYGLMFRPSNFDPGAEYPVINYLYPGPQSGSVGSRNFRAAHRDLQSLAELGFVVIELDAMGTPRRSKTFQDAYYGNMGDNGLPDQIAGIRQLAARHPWIDVDRVGIYGHSGGGFASTSGILRYPDFYKVAVSQAGNHDNRNYEDDWGEKYQGLLEEYADGATNYDNQANPLVADNLRGKLLIAHGTMDTNVPHSNTMLVVDALIAANKDFDLLLLPNRGHGFGNEPYMMRRRWDYFVRHLLGAEPPPEYEFGKLQPLVP
- a CDS encoding endonuclease/exonuclease/phosphatase family protein; this encodes MCWNIAGRKAPWRELFAMGADVALLQEARKPPPDVAPEVELGGAPWLEHQFDRWCRVVRLSDRVRVEHFTQIDPISMAKPGEMPVSGIGTSAAARVIPQDGEPFIAVSMYARWMGPLPTVPTKWRVGFADGSAHRAISDLSAFIGHEDPGTHRILVAGDLNMNPDVRPQDEYWIHRSRTVWTRMEALGLDCLGPHDGPTYHTTRGSPENPSIQLDYVFASRGFSDSITARALNKPEEWGSSDHCRLLIEVSP
- a CDS encoding DUF5777 family beta-barrel protein, translating into MLISGSLRQKVIGVLAVCLGSPGAAVAQNVFASTQSATLPTAAVSRAGDLHIEISHRFGYLSGGASDLWGLDGFVLNRLGLAYTPQDHVTIGVLRSNSLDNLEFNARFAGLRLDGATGPVEFAAQTGMAWNLQVEPDDSHAGHGHALAPRASAYAGGRRDGTAAENEMQAYAQVIANTRVADRVALGVVPTLLWNPRIEDADREAAVSVGATGQIYLSRMWSLFAEWIFSGSREDQEYDSASFGVEIRTPGHFFKIVVTNQHRMNPTHTLAGASEDFFDTNSWRLGFNIQRRLRL
- a CDS encoding Txe/YoeB family addiction module toxin translates to MKNSQQRNAVFTMRCLKDLEYWTRQGPRRAARVLKLIRATLRDPFDGAGKPEPLRGELGGRWSRRVDREHRLTYRVTADQVRFLTARHHY